Genomic segment of Dehalogenimonas alkenigignens:
GCGGCTCTTGTCCTCCGGCGTTTCCTTGGACAAGTTGACGACCCGCTCCAGAAGCTTGCGGGTTGCCATGGAATCAAGCACCGATTCGCCGCTTCGGACAGCCCGGATGGCGCCGACAATCTCGTCGGCACGGGCGCTCTTCAAGAGGTAGCCGCTGGCTCCAGCCTCAAGCAGCCCAAGGATATAACGAATGTCAGAGTAGGCGGTCAGAATGAGGATGCAGGTAGACGGATTGGCTTTTTTTATCAGTTTGGTAGCTTCGACGCCGGTGAGCTTGGGCATCACGATATCCATCAGGACAACGTCCGGCTTCATCTCATCTACGAAGCGGACGGCTTCCTCTCCATCGGAGGCTTCGCCGACAACCTCCATGTCCTTCTCCTGCTCCAGCAGGCGGCGCATGCCCTCGCGGAGCACCGCGTGGTCATCGGCAATCAAGATACGCGTCTTGGCCATATTATCCTCGCTCTCGCCGGTTATGGTTCTTACCGGCCATTGTAATATAACTAAAGGCCAATATCAATGAGTCTGACTAGACCCAACGATATAAAACCGGCGCCGGTTTCAGGTTAGATCCGTTAAGTGACCGGCTGGCGGATAATGGTTTTCATTTTCTCCGGCGCGGTGCGTGCCGGATC
This window contains:
- a CDS encoding response regulator transcription factor produces the protein MAKTRILIADDHAVLREGMRRLLEQEKDMEVVGEASDGEEAVRFVDEMKPDVVLMDIVMPKLTGVEATKLIKKANPSTCILILTAYSDIRYILGLLEAGASGYLLKSARADEIVGAIRAVRSGESVLDSMATRKLLERVVNLSKETPEDKSRGQLSPREIEILRLAARGMSNRDIAEKLELSMRTVKAHLSNIFNKMRCSCRTEAIVKGFREGYVTLDDVPQGIENYEKEKI